The Thermococcus sp. genome segment CTTCTCGGCGTTCCCAAGTTTTCGGGCTCGCGATAAGCTAAAAGCTCGTAGGTGAACTTCTCAAGTGGGTAGCCTATCGAAGCGAGCGCCCCTATTATCCCCCTTCCCAGCTTGAACTTGAAAACCTCGGCCCCAACCCTTCTGGCAACTTCCTCGGCCTCTTCAATCGTAACGTGCTCCCTCAGGGCTTTAAGCGAGAACTCGCGGAGCTCTCTTGGGATATCTCCCTCAAGGAATGCAACGCCGGGGTTGGTGTTCTCGTGGGTGAAGTCGGCGAGCTGGTTTACGTAGAAGAGAACGGTGTCCTTGATTTCCGGGATAACGTCATCCTTCGCCTCGAAGCTCATCGCGACCGCTCCGTTGCCCCGGGTTTTGTAGGGGATGTTCGGGTTGAGCCTTATCAGTCTGGGCAAATCCACGGGCTCCGCTAGCCGGGAAAGCTCCCTGTAAAGGAGCGCGCCGAGGTAGGTCGTGCACATGCCGTTTGGCGAATCCGTGTCGTCGATGCCGATGTGGATGAGCATGGTAAAAGAGTGGGACGTGAGTTTAAAAATCAAACGCCACAATGGCCACCGCAAGGGATAGGAGGAAGTAAGGGACTGAGTATCTGTGGAAATCCCTCACCGAAATCCGGGCTATCCGAAGGGCTATGAGGTTAGCGATGGAGCCCGCTATAACCCCGTTTCCTCCGGCGTTTACACCAACCGCGAGGGGAAGCCAGTGCGGATTAGAGTTCAGAAAGACCACCGTCGCGGGGACGTTGCTGATTAATTGGCTTACACCCGCGGAGGTCAGGATTAAAAGCGCCCCCTCTCTGGGAAAGGACAGTCCTAAACTCTGGAGGAGGATGGAAAGCTCGTTGAAGTCCGCAAAGATAAAGGCAAACGTCAGAACCAGGGCCCAGTCAAAGCTTAGAAGGACTTCCCTTTCAAACAAGAGGAAAACAACCAGCGTGATAAGAAGGGCAAGGTAATGCTTTCCCGTTTCCCCCAGATAAACGTCTGTGATGAGGGTTAAAAGTGAAAGGAGAAACAGGTTCCTCCGGAAGGCCACTCCAGGGATTGACTCAAGGGTTAACCTTTCCTCACGCGAGATGAGAACGAAGGTCATGAGAATCCCAAGCCAGAGGAGAACGAAGGGAAGCATTCCCAGAGTAAAGGTCGTGAAGCCGAGTTTGTATCTGTGCCAGATTATTATGTTCTGAGGGTTGCCGATTGGCGTTAGGGCCGAGCCGACGTTCGCTGAGATTGCCGAGAGCGTCACAGCCTTCGCCTTATCCAGACCCGAAAGCTCAGAGAGGGCAACGACAAGTGGAATGAAAACCAGCATTGCCGTGTCGTTCATTATCACCGCCGAGGAAAAGGCTATCGTGGGGAGAAGGAGAAAAAGAAGCCTTTTTCCGGAATGGTTCGCCTTCTCAACGAGTTTTGGCGCGAGCTTTCCAAATATTCCGGACAGTTCAAGTCCCTTTGAAGTTATTATCAACGCCATTATGAGACTCAAACTTCCCCAGTCTATCAGCCCGGGGGTTCTCTTCGGGAGCGAGTTATCTATGACAGCCAGAGCTACGTAAAGCACCATAAGAAGGGTCAGGAACCACTCCCTGATTAGGAACTCCCTCAGCTTATAGGCCGTGCCTCCTCACCTCTTCCGTGAGATGGTAGTCTGGAATAAGCTCCTTTGCATCGGCTGAAACGCGGACGTGGAGGATTATAAAGCTTTTCCACGCAACGGGGACAATCCAGCAGTCCTCTGGTTCCCTGAACTCGGCCCCGTTAAGGACAACGGCTTCCTTCAGGGCTTTTTCCACACTTTCTCTGGCACCTTCGGGCGAGGGTTCGGCATGGGGAGGGGCCCCCTTGGGCGAGGGAGTGCCCGTCCGGGGGTCGTAGTGAACCCTGTCTATGGCAAAGTCAAGGTAGAGGACGGGCACATCAACGTGGTCCGGGTGGACTATGGGGTCACCGGCTCTGAAAAGTGGTAGTGCCTGCCTAACCAGCTCTATTGCTCTCTCAGCGTCCTCCGGCTTTAACACCCTGCTCTCTTTAACGGGAACCCTCCTTATGGGCGGGAACGGCGCGCTCATTTCACATCACCCCAAAGAGCAACGAGAAGTGTAAAGGCCATCAGAAGGAGTATTTCATATGTCTCCAATAAAGCCGTCGAGGGCCACCTAACAAGGACACCTACAACGGCGAGCGCAAAAAGTAAAAGGGACCCCCTCTTGACGGTGTTTCCAGAGCCAAGGCCGTATATTAGAATCCCCAAAAAGAACTGGAAGAAAAAGTATGTGGACACAAAGACGTGGGGTTTCGTTCCTTCATGGAAAACCCCTATCAGGGTCAGAAAAATTGCGGAAACACTTATGTAGGCCCCTCCAACGGTTTGGAGCCTGTTCCTCGACGTTAGGATAAGATATACGGCGAAGCCCATTATGAAAACCGACGAGACTATGAGACCCACGTTGTAAATCCAGGGCGAGTTTGCGTTTGGCCCCCCGAGGTCACTCAGTGCGTTTTTCATGAAGGAAAACCAGGGGTTTCTAGAAATACTCCATGCAACGAAGAGCCAGTAAGTTAGACCTCCCGCAAAACCTGCCCACACAAGTTTTTTCATTTTATCCCCCGGGAGAAGAATTGGAAAAGAGAACTAAAAAGGTATCTAATGGAGCACCGTTTCCGCGAGTCTCCTGACCGCATCGATGTATCCGGTGTAGTCCATCGCCTGAAGCGATGCCGGATGGAAGAACCTGTCTATTATCACCGGAGCGAAGAGGCCGAAGACCACAACGAGGACTCCGAGAATTGCGTTTACAGCCACGAAGGTCCAGATTTCCCTCCTCTCGACTTCTCTGTGCTCGTGGTGGTGTCCCTCAACGGGCTTTCCGCGCCAGAGGGTTATGAAAAGCTGGAAGTAGGCCCACGCCGCTATGGCACTCGTTATTATCACAACGGAAGCCACGAGCGGGCTGATCTGCAGGAGGGCGTTGAAGATTAGCATCTTGCTGAAGAATACGTTGAGTGGCGGAACACCGACGAGGCTCAGCGTCGCCAGTGCAAAGAGAAACGTCGTTATCGGCATCTCCCTTCCGACCCCAGCGAGCCCCTCTATATCAACGGACTTTCTGCGGTAGACGAACGCCCCGACTGTGAAGAACAGGAGCGTTTTGGCTATCGCATGGTTGACGATGTGGAAGTCTATCGCCATGAGGGCCAGTCCTGTTCCAACCCCGAGTGTCATGAAGAGGTAGCCCATGTGGAGTATCGTGGAATAAGCGATGAGCCTCTTGACGTTCTTCTGGACGAGCATCATAATCGAGCCTAGAAAGGCCGTCGCCGTTCCGAGGACGAGAAAGACCAGCGAGAGGGTTCTCCAGAAGGGAAGACCGTGGAAGAGCGTGTAGGTGTATCTGGCCAGGAGGTATATCCCCACAACCTCGACGAAGCTACTCAGTATCGCACCAACGGGAATCGGGGCTCCTGAATAGGCACTTGGGAGCCAGTAGTGGCCGGGGAAAATCGCGCTCTTGACTATTGCCATCGAGAGGGTTAGCGCAAGGAATATCGCCAGGGCGAGGGTTGGGTCGCCGAAGAGTTTCGTAGTTACCGGGAAGGAAATCCCGTGGAACTTCGCGCTCAGGTCGGCCATGTTGAGGGTCCCGAAGGAGGCGTAGATGAAGCCGAGAGCCAAGAAGTAGAGGCTCGTCGCTACCGCACCACTGATGCCGTACTTGAACGCACCTTCGATTGCTTCGCTCCTGTTGCGGTAGAAGCCGACTATCGCGTAGGCGCTCGCGCCTATGACTTCAAGCATGACGAAGGTGTTGAAGGCGTCTCCAGTCATGAAGGCACCGAGGGTTCCTGCTTCGAGGCCGAGAAGGAAGGTGTAGTAGAATTCGAGGCCATGAGTCCTTATGAACTTCGCCGAGTAAATTCCCGCCAGCAGGAAGCCGAAAGTCGCCGTCAGGACCAGGATGGCGGAGAACTTGTCCACCTCAAAGACTATTCCTATAGGGGCTATCCAGTTTCCGAAGGCGTAAACTAGTGGCTCTCTGCTTGAGTAGGCCTCGCGGAAGAGCCAGATTCCAGCAAGGAACGTGACAGTAAGCGCCAGCAGGGAGTAAGTTATCACAACGCCCCTTCTCCTGCCGGTGAGGAATGCCACAAAGGGCAGGAAGAAGGCAAATCCGAGCGGAATCACGGGAACCATTCCGACCTGCATGTTATCACCTCAGTCAAAGATTTTCCTCGCGTAGTCCTCGAAGTAGGCAACTACGTTCTCTTTCACTTCCTTCTCGTCGAGTGTTGAAACGTCAATCCAGTGGACGTAGAGCCATTTCCCGTCGTCGCTTATGTCAACAACGACCGTTCCCGGCGTGTTCGTTATCGAGTTCGCCACCAGGACCTTCCCGTAGTCGTTTTCCACCTCCAACGGGATTCTGACTATTCCCGGGTTCGCCTTGAGCGTGAAAACCCTCTTCGCAACATCTATGTGGGTTTTTGTCTCTTCAATCAGGAAGTAGCGGAGGGCAAAGAACACCGCGTAGGCCCACCTCCTGGGGGAGAAGAATTTAAGCTCATCCTTGACTATCCAGTGCCCCACTATGAAGGAAACGATAAGCGCGACTATCGAACCCGTCACGATGTCGTATTCTGTGGCCGAACCCGTGTAGAACAGATAGGTAACAAGCACGATGAAGAAAGTCGCCGGCGAAAATCTTCTCAGCGGGTTCATTCGCTCTCACCCCCCATGATTTCAGCTATGTCCCTGGCATCAACCGTTCCGTGGAGGCGGTAGAACTGGATTGCATACGTCGCGAGAAGTATGTTCATGGCCATTCCAATAACTATGGCCGTCAGGACGAGGGCCTGTGGAACGGGGTCAACGGCTCTGTTGAGGAACTCCTGAAAGGTTATGTGCTTCTCGTATATTGGGGGAAAGACGGGGAAGACGAGACGGTAGCCGATGAGGATAAAAAGCATGTTTATCGCGTCGCCCATGACGTTGAGCATGATTATCTTCTTAATCAGGTTGGAGCGCGTTGCCACGCCATAGATTCCAAGGAGTATCATGCCGAAGAGGGTCAGCGTGATATAGGCGAGAATAAGGCTAATCATCGGCCTCCCCCCTTAGAATGGTCTTGAATATCCACTCCGAGACACCGAGGACCAGGAAAACCGTCAGGAACCCAAAGGTCACCGCGGTGTATTCGCCAACGTCGAGGTTGAAGAGACCTGTCTCACCGGGTAAGAGGTTTATCTCTAGGACCTTTCCACCGTAGAGGAACACCGGAGCGAGGACCGTGGCGAGGATAAGCCCCAGCCCAAGTGCGTAGGCTGAAACCGTATGGCTGAGGTTCAGCCCCTTCCTCTCAAGGGTGAACTTGCTGAACACGGCAAAGAGGAGCAGTGAAGCGACTGCCATAGCCGAACCACCCTGGAAACCTCCACCGGGGGTTAGGTGTCCGTGGAGTGCTATCGAAGCTGAGATGGCCACTATCATCACGACAACGAGCTTCGTGGTGGCCCGTGTTATTAAGTCCATGTGTCTATGAGGTTCCCTCGCTTCAAGCTCTCTCACAAGTTTTTCCTGCTCATTCGTGAGTCTCAACACGCTGAAGGCTCCCATTATTGCCAGAAAGAACACGAAGGTCTCGAAGAGCGTATCGAAGCCACGGTAGTTCCAGACTATTGCCGTTACCACCTCGGGGCTGTGACTTGTTAAGCCCTCGTGGGCAAAGGCGTGGCTAAGGTAGAACTCACCGAGTGGCCTTAGTTCGGCTCCGCCGAGGCCAAGAACGTTTTTGACCGTTACGGCGTAGGCGATAAAGAGGAACGCCAGCAGGAACGAGATGGCAACCAGCACGTCGCGCTTCATTCTCCCACCTCGTATCTCTCGGTCTTGCTTATAGCGAGGATTACCAACGCTGTGTAGGCTCCAACCGCTATCGCGAGGTATGCAAGGACTATGTCCGGTGCGGCCAGTATGTAGAAGCCGAGGGCAAAGAAAGTGGACTGAACCGAGCTCAATGCTAGGGCCTTGAGCAGGTCGTGCTCCTTCATGGCCAGATAGCTGAAGACGAAGCCGAAGGAAACGACTATTGCAAGGATTAGGAGGTGAATCTCAATCATCTCACCAGCCTCCTGAAGGTGAACTTGGGCTCTTCCTCCTCACCGGGCAACTCCTCGTGCTCGCGGACGAGTTCAGCAACGTCTTCCCTCTTTGGCAGGTCCTCCTCAAGCTGGTCAACTACCAGCGGGGGCTTTTTGCCGACCCTTCCAAAGTAAACGGCCGAAACGAGCGAGTGCGTTCCGGTTGGAGCTATGAGGAGGATTAAAACTCCGACGGTGAAGGCTATGCCCGCCATGAATAACCTCTGGCTTCCGAGGGGGTGGTAGACGAGGGCAACGAGTCCCGCTCCAAATACGGGCAAAGCGGCACCTCCAACGGTTCCGACTGTGGCGGCGTGGGTTCTCATGTAGAAATCGTTGAAGCGAAGCAACCCTATGGCCGCTATGAGGTCGTAGATTGCCCCAAGGAGTATCGCTATTGAGCCTATGATGAAGATTACGTCCTCGAGAATCATACTTCCACCTCCCCGTAGAGGACGTACTTGGTGTAGTAGATGTCGAGCATAAAAGCCCAGAGGGCGAGGATTATGGCACCGCTGGCGAGCATTATGGACTTGAAGTAAATTCCCAGTATCACCATGAAGGCCGCCATGTCAAAGGACAGGCAGTCCACAGCCAAGATAATGTCAGCTGTTGTGGGACCTTTAATGGCCCTTATTCCGTATAGAACGAAGGCCAGAGTATAGATAACCGCCGCGAAGTAAAGGACGTTCAGGAAAACGCTTTCAACGTTCATGCAAACACCCCCAGGAGGACTATAAGGACGGCCATCGCTATGGCGAACCCACCTATGAGGGCGTTCATGTCGAGGTTTCTGCTCCTGCCCCATTCCGCAAGCTTTTGAAAGGCTTTGATTAGGGGCATGAACATTGCCTCGTCGAGGTGCCTGACCGGGTAATCGAGGGCATCGTCGTAGTCCTTAATGAGTGGAAGTTCGTGCCTCGGGACGACTTTTATTATGGGTAAAACTTGATTGATGTAAAACCTCTTGCCGAGGGAAAGGAGATAATCCGATGTGAAGCGGAGTATGTTACCCATGTTGTAGAATATGAGGAGCAACTCGCTTATGCGTTCGGTTGGCATCTTTCCAATCTTCCACCCGAGGTAGGCAGATGTGATTAACACAGCGAGGGCCACAAAGGACGAGAAAACGCCGAAGAACAGGTGCACCGGGCTCTTTGGCAACGGGTATCCAAGGATTTCTATGGCCTTAATGAGCCAGGGCAGGAGTATGAAGGGGAACACTGCAACGAGAAAGCTCACAAAGGCCACTATACCAGTAACAGTTCGTATTAGAACGGGAACTTCTTCTCTCTCAACTTCCCTCTTGCATATGAGCCTGTTTATCCTCCTCACCTGGATTATGGAGGCGAGAGGGAATACTCCGAGAAAGGCTATTGTAACAACCATGAGCCACAGGAGGACATCAACGCTACCCATAGAGGCAGTGTAAATCAGCCACTTGCTGACGAAGGCAGAGAGCGGAGGTATACCCGCCATTGAAAACACGGAGAGGGTCATCAGGAGGGCTATCACATGACCTCTCAGGAGCTTTCGCATTGAGCATATGTTTGGATCTTCGCCGTAGTGCTCTATGGCTCCAAGGCCGAAGAAGAGGGAGCTTTTATAGAGCATCTGATAAAGGACGTGAAGCAGAGCACCCAGAAGCGCTATCGTCCCGAGGAACGTCCCTTGGAGAACCAGTGAACTCCCAAGGGCAAAATAGGCTATTCCAACGTCCATAACGCTGTGGTAGGCGAACTTGCGCTTTAGCCTTATCTCCCTGAAGGAATAGAGCGTCGCGAAGGCCGTAACCGTGCCAAGAAACGCAACGGTGTAGCCAAAGGACTTCCCAGATGAGAGGACGAAGTGGGAAACCCTGAGGAGGAGGTAAACTCCCAGAGACTCCCCAATCAGGAAGACCGGGACAAAAGGACTTGGAAGGGAGCGATAGACCCTCGGAACCCAGACGTGGAACGGAAATGCCCCGCTCCTGACGAGGGAAGCGAGGAGGAAGAGCGCAAGGAGGAAGCCCGGGCTTACGGCGAGGTTTTCAAGGTTCTCTCTCAAGCCCTCAAAGGTAAGGTGGTGCAGACTGCCAACGGCCCCGTATGTTATTCCAGTAATGATGAGTAGGGGGATTATCCCGAAGACCTGGGTAAGTACCAGATAGCGCCACGTGGCCTTTCTGGAGCCCCTCGTTTCGGAGGTTAGAACCATAACCGCCGTAAAGACTGCAAAGAGCTCATAGGCGAGTGTTAGCCTTTCAATGTTATCCGTTACGAGGAAAAGGACCGCGGAGAGGAGCGCCATGTTGGTTGCCATGGCCAGGAACCTTTCGTCGCCCTTGACCTCGTAGGAGAGGAGGTACGGGGAAAGAGCAAATGTTAGGAACGCAACAACGAGGAGAAAGAGAGCTGATAGAGAATCCACCATAACACTCGTGGGGAGGAAGGGTATTATCACTCCAGAGAGCCCATTTAAGCCATCTATGGCACTCGCAAAGAGCGCGATGGAAGAGGCCAGCGTTACGTAATAGGCCCTCTTACCGACGGCCAGACCCAGGAGTGAGGCCGTGAAGAGCAGTCCAAGGGCCAGCTCGAGGACGTAGAGGCTCATGGTATCACCCCGTAAAAGGTTATCTCCTCAACGAGGGGATAGGCCAGGTAGGCTGAAACCAGGGTCAGGACTATTAAAGCCACGAGGGAAGCGGTTATGATGGGGTGCGTTGAGGCCTTCTCGACGTTTGGCCTTCCAAAGACGTTCCGGATAATCCACTTGAGGCCGACCCAGAGGAACACCACAGAATCCGTTAGAACCATCAAGATTGGAAGCCACGCGAGAGGAGAAACCCTGATCAGGCTGAGGTTTGTAATAAGCTCGGCCTTGCTGAAGGCTATTCCCATAGGAGGAAGTCCCGCCAGTCCCAGAAGTGCAACTGTCCAAGCAAGACCGTTTACAGGCAAAATCTCCCTGAGCCCGCTTATCCTCCTCAGGTCGAGCGTTCTGAGGGAGTACGTGAAGGTTCCCGCGGTTAGAAATCCAAGTCCTTTGACGAAAGCATGAGTAGTGAGCTGGAACATCGCGGCCTTAAGGCCTATATCAAACCCCGGTGCCTTGCCCGTCAGGCCCAGAACCGCATAGGTTAAACCGGAAAACATTATTCCTGCCTCAGCGACGGTCGAATAGGCCAGAAGCCTTTTCGCGTCCTTCTGGACTGGATAGTTGAGTATTGGAATCAGGAGCGTGAAGGACACCATTACCGCCATGAAATAAAAGACCCAGACGGGAAGGCTTCCTATGAACTGGAGAACCCTGGCAACGAGGTAAACACCCATCTCGACCATCGCCGCTCCGTGTAGGAAGGCACTTGCCGGCGTTGGGGCCTCCATGGCATCGGGAATCCAGGAATAAGTGGGAAACTGGGCGCTCTTGGTGTAGCCGGCTATTAGGAGGGCTATGAAGAGCCAGGGCTTTACATCGGGGGAAACCTGCGAGAGTGAGAACAGGCTTAAATCGTGGAGCTGGGTCAGGCCGATGTATATCGCCGAGTAGAAGCCTATCATTGCCCCGACGTTCGGTATTATGAAGGCCTTGAAGCCCGCCCTCCTCGCCTCTTTGGTGTTGTAATAGCTGACAACACCCCAACATGCCAGGCCCATAAGTTCGAAGAAGATGAGAAGACCGAGGAAAGTTGAGGAGTAGATGAAACCGAGGGTAGCTCCCTCAAAGAGCGTCATCCAGGCGTAGAAGAGCCCCCTGCCCTTCCCACCGGGGTGACCAACGTTTCGCTCACTCATGTATTCCACGCCGTAGAACATGAATATGAAACCTGCAACGGCCACAACCGTCCCGATTAGAACGCTCATGGGGTCGATTATTAGCCCATAGACCTCACCGAACTGGGAACTTCTAAGGTAGGTTACGTGGATTAGCTCCTCATGGTTGGTCAGATAGAGGAACGCGACCCCCAGCTGAGTTATCAGGGCGATTAACAGGGAGGCAAGCATTACTACGTCTGCTTTCCTCTCGTCGAGCTTAAAGAGGATTAGACCACCGATGAGAGGAACTGTGAAGGTCAGCGTTGCAAGAAGGCCTATCATCGTCACCCCTCCGCGCAGGCGAAAATCCATTAGGTTTGTCTAACGAACCTTTTTAAAGCTTTTCGTTCTTTCTCGAAATCCATTCCGTCAAATGCCCATTTCTGTGAAATCCGATAGGTTAGGGGTTTACTTTTTCGACCTTCTGAAAGATGCCCTCAAAGTATTCCGAGACGAGGCCAACCACTTCCCCGGAATCAAAGGGAAGGCCCTCCACAACTTCAAGCGCCTCCTTAACGTAGTCCCTGGCGGTGTTGAGTGCCGACTCAAAAACCCCGGCTTTTCTCATTCTCTCAAACAGGTCCAGAAGGTTTTCCTCGGTTGGGTTTCTGAGGGTTTTTTCCACAAGGGACGAGCCGTAACGTTCGGTGTAGAGGATTAGGGGCAACGTTGTCTTTCCGTTGAGCAAATCCTTGAAGCGGTCTTTGCCCGTTCCCGGAAAGTAGTCGAGCACGTCGTCAACTATCTGGAACGCCCTTCCGACGAGGGTTCCGGCCCTATCCAGTTCCTTCCAGAAGGGCTTTTCTAGGTAATAAGCTGGCAGGCCAAAGGAGGCCCCAAAGAGTCTGCCCGTCTTTCCGTCTATGATTCTGTAATATGTCTCAACGTCAAGGTGGACGCTTCCCCTTACGGCTTCCTGTAGGATTTCGGCCTTCACCATGTCCTCGACGACTTTAGCGAGATAATCAACCATCTCAACCCTTTTGCCCGCTATAATTCTCAGAGCCCTCACGAAGAGGAAATCACCGCTGAGAACCGCTAATTCTGGCCCCCAGCGCATGACCACAGTGGGGTTGTTCCTTCTCTTTTCGGCCAAATCTATAACGTCATCGTGAACCAGGCTGGCGGTGTGAATGAGCTCTATGGCCGAGGCAAGGTCGAGGGCGTCTTCATAGCTGAGTCCAAGTCCCTTTGAAACGGCGAGGGCTATGCGAGGTCTTATCCTCTTCCCACCGCTTCTAATAATGTACTCCCCGATTTTTTTGGCAAGTTCAACGCTCCCCTCAAGGGCCTCAATGAGCTTTTCGTCCAGGGATTCCATTGAAAACACCCCCAAGCTTCAGGCCTATCGAGATTCCCAAAACCGCGAACAGCAACGAGACGCCGGGATTGTTCCCCTCAAAGAACAGGGCAAGAGTTTCCAGCACTGCGAAGAGAACTGCATCGGTGAGCTTTCCCCTGAGGGAATACGTTCCTGCAGATACAGAATGGAAAACCGTGAAGGCCAGCGCGAAGAGGAACGCCCAGTAAGTTGGCCCCGTGAAGGAAACGGGGAGTTGCATTATAAAGTTCGTCGCCACGAAGGTCCCTATCGAGAGGAGGACGTACTGGCCAATTCCAAGGCCCAGTCCCAGTGAAAGTCCGTCTCTGCCACGGGAGAAGTAGAACTTGACCCCCTCAACGGTCAGGGCAGTTAAAACGGCCGTGAAGAGAGCCCTTGAAAGGGTTGAGTAGAACATTACTAAGGACACCAGTCCGTAGAAGGGAATAACGATGGAAAGACCGAGCGCTATTCCAGAACCTAACACTAAGTCGGGAACGGAGGGTTTTTTGAGAAGATAAAACAACCCAAGGGCTAAAAGGGCACCGAGAATCATTGCGACCATTCCGGCAGGGTTTGGCTTCGCCCTGACTCCAAGTCCGATTCCAACCAGCTCGCCGTTTTTATACGTCAGCGCAACGGGGAACGTCCCCTTTTCAGCCTTAACTTCGTATTCAAGCTTCACGAGGTTGCCTTCCCTGGTCTCGTTAACGAACTTAAAGGACAGTAGCCTTCCGTAGTTCTCGATTGTAAAATCCCTCAGCTGGGCAAATTCTCTCTCGCCGAGCTCGGATTTCAGCTTTTCGCTCAGGTATGGCTCTATGAGGGAGTAGTTACCCGTGTTTA includes the following:
- a CDS encoding hydrogenase 4 subunit D; translated protein: MIGLLATLTFTVPLIGGLILFKLDERKADVVMLASLLIALITQLGVAFLYLTNHEELIHVTYLRSSQFGEVYGLIIDPMSVLIGTVVAVAGFIFMFYGVEYMSERNVGHPGGKGRGLFYAWMTLFEGATLGFIYSSTFLGLLIFFELMGLACWGVVSYYNTKEARRAGFKAFIIPNVGAMIGFYSAIYIGLTQLHDLSLFSLSQVSPDVKPWLFIALLIAGYTKSAQFPTYSWIPDAMEAPTPASAFLHGAAMVEMGVYLVARVLQFIGSLPVWVFYFMAVMVSFTLLIPILNYPVQKDAKRLLAYSTVAEAGIMFSGLTYAVLGLTGKAPGFDIGLKAAMFQLTTHAFVKGLGFLTAGTFTYSLRTLDLRRISGLREILPVNGLAWTVALLGLAGLPPMGIAFSKAELITNLSLIRVSPLAWLPILMVLTDSVVFLWVGLKWIIRNVFGRPNVEKASTHPIITASLVALIVLTLVSAYLAYPLVEEITFYGVIP
- a CDS encoding polyprenyl synthetase family protein codes for the protein MESLDEKLIEALEGSVELAKKIGEYIIRSGGKRIRPRIALAVSKGLGLSYEDALDLASAIELIHTASLVHDDVIDLAEKRRNNPTVVMRWGPELAVLSGDFLFVRALRIIAGKRVEMVDYLAKVVEDMVKAEILQEAVRGSVHLDVETYYRIIDGKTGRLFGASFGLPAYYLEKPFWKELDRAGTLVGRAFQIVDDVLDYFPGTGKDRFKDLLNGKTTLPLILYTERYGSSLVEKTLRNPTEENLLDLFERMRKAGVFESALNTARDYVKEALEVVEGLPFDSGEVVGLVSEYFEGIFQKVEKVNP
- a CDS encoding DUF3887 domain-containing protein — encoded protein: MEMRKTIVIFIVLALLLSSIPVTADELTEKGNAFMGKFIEAINTGNYSLIEPYLSEKLKSELGEREFAQLRDFTIENYGRLLSFKFVNETREGNLVKLEYEVKAEKGTFPVALTYKNGELVGIGLGVRAKPNPAGMVAMILGALLALGLFYLLKKPSVPDLVLGSGIALGLSIVIPFYGLVSLVMFYSTLSRALFTAVLTALTVEGVKFYFSRGRDGLSLGLGLGIGQYVLLSIGTFVATNFIMQLPVSFTGPTYWAFLFALAFTVFHSVSAGTYSLRGKLTDAVLFAVLETLALFFEGNNPGVSLLFAVLGISIGLKLGGVFNGIPGRKAH